In a genomic window of Melitaea cinxia chromosome 2, ilMelCinx1.1, whole genome shotgun sequence:
- the LOC123662072 gene encoding uncharacterized protein LOC123662072 has product MCSYFTGGPGTVSRCSGAAGGAASSPSGFRSRRPQCQVHGLGKSGYEPKREGVQTCVRWSGGSVVDVTFATPAIARRVEGWRVETEVETLSDHRYIRFEVSPAPVRPASSSSSTLFRGCSQFPRWALSKLNRELAEEAAIVGRWSLPPLLEFGVDEAANRLCDTFTAVCRAAMPRAKRLPQRRVLYWWSAEIAGLRAACNGARRQYTRSRRRRPQDVDRDDRLRRIYVEKRKILQQAIYRAKEEAWLELVGGLE; this is encoded by the exons ATGTGTTCTTATTTTACTGGCGGCCCTGGAACGGTTTCTCGATGTTCTGGGGCCGCTGGTGGGGCAGCTAGCTCCCCTTCAGGTTTTCGTAGCCGGCGACCTCAATGCCAAGTCCACGGCTTGGGGAAATCCGGTTACGAACCCAAAAGGGAGGGAG TCCAAACGTGCGTGCGTTGGTCGGGAGGTTCCGTGGTAGACGTCACGTTTGCCACGCCAGCTATCGCACGCAGAGTGGAGGGGTGGAGGGTGGAAACGgaggtggagactctctcggaccaTCGATACATAAGGTTCGAGGTGTCTCCAGCTCCCGTCCGTCCGGCGTCATCGTCGTCGTCAACGTTGTTCAGGGGGTGTAGCCAGTTTCCACGTTGGGCACTCTCCAAGCTCAACCGGGAACTGGCAGAGGAGGCCGCAATCGTCGGCCGCTGGAGTCTCCCGCCATTGCTGGAGTTTGGGGTGGATGAGGCGGCTAACCGGCTCTGCGACACATTTACCGCTGTCTGCAGAGCGGCCATGCCGCGCGCGAAGCGTCTACCCCAACGGCGGGTGCTCTACTGGTGGTCGGCTGAGATAGCCGGTCTCCGGGCCGCCTGCAACGGGGCCAGGAGGCAATATACTCGGAGCAGGCGGAGACGCCCCCAGGACGTGGACAGGGACGACAGGCTGCGCAGGATCTACGTGGAGAAAAGGAAGATCCTGCAGCAGGCCATATACCGAGCCAAGGAGGAGGCCTGGCTGGAGTTAGTTGGGGGTCTAGAG